One segment of Segatella copri DNA contains the following:
- a CDS encoding serine/threonine-protein kinase, with product MDSYSGIIIEESRRSEQFSDFTPIPCKGFNILCKAKRYGRWWVLKGLKEPYRQDENYKNLLHKEFDILISLQHPNIVSAYSMEEIPEMGTCIVMEWIDGITLEHWSGSKTEGEDIFLQLLDAVHYIHAKQIVHRDLKPSNIMITHNGNHVKLIDFGLSDTDDFAILKQPAGTPGYISPEQIVSQQADIRNDIFSIGCILEKILPSKPYTAIIKRCKAPITQRYANVDELKADFMTRRNRHQSVIKRIAIAALVCIILLGFISYPLLHQQEKSISITPAHHEAKKDTVIRQQAKNPAPLSNGRKSLQPTATEPSSASHLQSAELISKGKKTIDKMWKESGIDTIQSVVKKSEAFNQFVDKSNEFITTTYPQTFSKDIAGKADIIYELSSYTAERYVKPTLAEFQSSK from the coding sequence CAACATTCTTTGCAAGGCAAAGCGCTATGGCAGATGGTGGGTGCTCAAAGGATTGAAGGAGCCATATCGCCAAGACGAAAACTACAAGAACCTGCTGCACAAAGAGTTCGATATCCTCATATCCCTACAGCATCCCAACATCGTATCAGCCTACAGCATGGAAGAAATACCGGAAATGGGTACCTGTATCGTAATGGAATGGATAGATGGTATCACGCTGGAACACTGGAGCGGCAGCAAGACTGAGGGAGAAGACATCTTCCTCCAGTTGCTTGATGCTGTGCATTACATCCACGCCAAGCAGATAGTACACAGAGACTTAAAACCTTCCAATATCATGATTACCCATAACGGCAATCATGTAAAGCTCATCGATTTCGGACTTTCAGATACCGACGACTTTGCCATCCTCAAACAGCCTGCCGGCACCCCGGGCTACATCTCACCTGAACAGATTGTATCCCAACAGGCAGACATCCGCAACGACATCTTCAGCATAGGCTGTATCCTGGAAAAGATACTTCCAAGCAAACCGTACACTGCCATCATCAAACGATGTAAGGCTCCCATAACCCAGCGATATGCCAATGTTGACGAACTCAAAGCCGATTTCATGACTCGCAGAAACAGGCATCAATCCGTTATCAAGCGTATCGCAATCGCAGCTTTGGTCTGTATCATCTTATTAGGTTTCATCAGTTATCCTTTACTGCATCAGCAGGAAAAGAGCATTAGCATCACCCCGGCACATCACGAAGCCAAGAAGGATACTGTCATCCGCCAGCAAGCCAAGAATCCTGCCCCACTTTCCAATGGCCGGAAATCCCTGCAGCCAACAGCTACCGAGCCATCTTCTGCATCCCATTTACAAAGCGCCGAACTCATATCCAAGGGAAAGAAGACTATCGACAAGATGTGGAAGGAATCCGGCATAGACACCATCCAGTCTGTTGTGAAAAAGAGCGAGGCATTCAATCAGTTTGTAGATAAGAGTAATGAATTCATCACAACGACTTATCCGCAGACATTCTCTAAAGACATCGCCGGCAAGGCAGATATCATCTATGAGCTATCCTCCTATACCGCTGAGAGATATGTGAAGCCCACCTTGGCGGAATTTCAATCTTCCAAATAA